A single Leptolyngbya ohadii IS1 DNA region contains:
- a CDS encoding ABC transporter ATP-binding protein — protein sequence MTTTITAAQPIVEIEKPPELEVVNMTKRFGSLVALDRVSMMLKSGTFHALLGENGAGKSTLVKCIMGFYRADEGEVLIQKQARSIESPRDAQRYHIGMVYQHFTSVPAMTVAENLVLSQADGSKVINWKQELDRLQAFMASAPFQVPLDLPIAQLAAGQKQKLEILKQLYLKNKILILDEPTSVLTPDEADEVLGLIRQEVTAGKLSVLLISHKFREVTTFADEVTVLRKGKFAGHGYVSDMSVADMAEMMMGERREPREVPKTPQDQTVPVLEINQLRADKDSGVEAVKGVNLTVHKGEIVGIAGVSGNGQKELVEVLAGQRSATGGEVLVNGKSYRATRAEIAQQSVFVLPEEPLRNACVPYMSVAENMALRTFDRPPQAKGIMLLLKAIRQAAVGLIQQFSVKTPSPETPIHNLSGGNVQRAVLARELSSDRINLLIAANPCFGLDFAAVEFIHGQIVEARNRGVAVLLVSEDLDELLTLSDRIVVISGGQFAYESPTATADFAQISHSMAGH from the coding sequence ATGACAACCACCATCACCGCCGCCCAGCCGATCGTCGAAATCGAAAAACCCCCTGAACTCGAAGTCGTCAACATGACCAAGCGATTTGGCAGTCTGGTTGCGCTCGATCGCGTTTCGATGATGCTGAAGTCGGGCACGTTCCATGCACTGCTGGGCGAAAACGGAGCCGGGAAAAGTACGCTCGTAAAGTGCATTATGGGCTTCTATCGGGCAGACGAAGGCGAAGTGCTGATCCAGAAGCAGGCGCGATCGATCGAGAGTCCGCGGGATGCCCAGCGATACCACATCGGCATGGTGTACCAGCATTTCACCTCAGTTCCGGCGATGACGGTGGCGGAAAATCTGGTGCTGTCCCAGGCGGACGGGTCAAAGGTCATTAACTGGAAACAGGAACTCGATCGCTTGCAGGCGTTTATGGCCAGTGCGCCGTTTCAAGTGCCACTAGATTTGCCGATCGCCCAACTTGCCGCCGGACAAAAGCAAAAGCTGGAAATCCTGAAGCAGCTTTATCTGAAGAACAAAATCCTGATCCTGGACGAGCCGACCTCTGTGCTGACCCCCGACGAGGCGGACGAGGTATTGGGACTGATTCGCCAGGAAGTGACCGCTGGAAAACTGAGCGTCCTGCTAATCAGCCACAAATTCCGGGAAGTGACGACCTTTGCGGACGAAGTAACGGTGCTGCGGAAGGGCAAGTTTGCCGGACATGGCTATGTCTCTGATATGAGCGTAGCGGACATGGCAGAAATGATGATGGGCGAACGGCGTGAACCGCGAGAAGTCCCCAAAACGCCTCAGGATCAGACCGTTCCAGTTCTGGAAATTAATCAGCTGCGAGCAGACAAAGATAGCGGCGTAGAAGCCGTGAAGGGCGTGAACCTAACAGTGCATAAAGGCGAGATTGTCGGAATCGCAGGGGTGTCTGGTAACGGACAGAAGGAACTCGTCGAAGTGCTAGCAGGACAGCGATCGGCAACCGGAGGAGAAGTTTTGGTTAACGGAAAGTCTTACCGGGCAACTCGCGCCGAAATCGCTCAACAGTCGGTCTTTGTGCTGCCAGAAGAACCCCTTCGCAATGCCTGCGTGCCCTACATGAGCGTGGCGGAGAATATGGCACTCCGCACCTTCGATCGCCCTCCTCAGGCAAAAGGGATCATGCTGCTCCTGAAAGCGATCCGACAGGCGGCAGTAGGGCTAATTCAGCAGTTCTCCGTCAAAACGCCTTCCCCCGAAACTCCCATTCATAATCTTTCTGGCGGCAACGTGCAGCGGGCAGTCCTGGCAAGGGAACTCTCCTCCGATCGCATCAATCTCCTGATTGCCGCTAACCCCTGCTTCGGCTTAGATTTCGCCGCCGTCGAATTCATTCACGGACAGATCGTAGAAGCCCGGAATCGCGGCGTTGCCGTCCTCCTGGTGAGCGAAGATCTGGACGAGTTGCTGACCCTCTCCGATCGCATTGTCGTCATCAGCGGCGGACAGTTTGCCTACGAGAGTCCTACCGCCACGGCAGACTTTGCCCAAATCAGCCACAGCATGGCAGGACACTAA
- a CDS encoding LysE family translocator: MPISPAPLLLFSLAAMTLALIPGPATLYIVARGIHQGRMAGIVSAWGIASGNVVHITAAALGVSTLLLSSALAFSIVKYLGAAYLIYLGVQQLLDRSHHSTVQTPRPQSLKQIFAQGFVVNALNPKAALFFVAFLPQFIDPSRNVLMQVLFLGAVFTLVANAVDSSYALISGTLGGWLTRNRRFHKTQKYVAGGTYIGLGMATALTGSHSK, from the coding sequence ATGCCCATCTCTCCTGCCCCCCTCCTCCTCTTCTCCCTGGCAGCCATGACCCTTGCGCTGATTCCCGGACCCGCAACGCTCTATATCGTAGCGAGAGGCATTCATCAGGGGCGGATGGCGGGCATTGTTTCTGCCTGGGGGATTGCGTCTGGCAACGTGGTACATATCACCGCTGCTGCTCTAGGAGTTTCGACGCTGTTGCTGTCCTCGGCATTGGCATTCAGCATCGTTAAATATCTGGGGGCGGCATATCTGATCTATCTGGGCGTTCAGCAGCTTCTCGATCGATCACACCATTCCACTGTCCAAACCCCAAGACCACAGAGCCTCAAACAAATCTTCGCGCAGGGATTCGTCGTCAACGCCCTGAACCCGAAAGCTGCCCTGTTTTTTGTGGCATTTCTACCGCAGTTCATCGATCCGTCCAGAAATGTCCTGATGCAGGTTCTATTCCTGGGTGCGGTGTTTACCCTCGTTGCCAATGCGGTTGACAGCAGCTATGCCCTGATTTCAGGGACGCTGGGCGGATGGCTTACCCGGAATCGGCGCTTTCACAAAACCCAAAAGTACGTGGCAGGCGGAACTTACATCGGACTGGGGATGGCAACCGCACTCACAGGCTCACACAGCAAGTAA
- a CDS encoding cysteine hydrolase family protein: protein MALIDAQPYEYALPADLTHLALVIIDMQRDFMEPGGFGDALGNDVTRLQAIVPTLKSLLSCFRENGLPVIHTLECHQPDLSDCPPAKRDRGKGSLKIGDAGPMGRILIAGEPGNGIIPELQPLPGEIVIQKPGKGAFYATPLQSILQERGITHLLFTGVTTEVCVQTTMREANDRGYECLMVEDCTESYFPEFKQSTLDMVRAQGGIVGWTAPASAVMAAIQTAKPTAV, encoded by the coding sequence ATGGCACTGATTGACGCGCAACCCTATGAATACGCCTTGCCGGCTGACCTGACTCACTTGGCGCTCGTGATTATTGATATGCAGCGCGATTTCATGGAACCCGGCGGCTTTGGCGATGCGCTGGGCAATGATGTCACCCGGCTTCAGGCGATCGTCCCCACGCTCAAATCTTTACTATCCTGTTTCCGAGAAAACGGCTTGCCCGTAATTCATACGCTGGAATGCCACCAGCCCGACTTGTCTGACTGTCCTCCCGCCAAGCGCGATCGCGGCAAAGGTTCCCTCAAGATCGGCGACGCAGGACCCATGGGACGGATTCTGATCGCAGGTGAACCCGGAAACGGCATTATCCCAGAGCTTCAGCCCCTCCCCGGCGAAATCGTGATCCAGAAGCCCGGAAAAGGCGCATTCTACGCGACTCCGCTTCAGTCCATCTTGCAGGAACGGGGCATTACCCATCTGCTGTTTACGGGCGTGACGACCGAAGTATGCGTCCAAACCACCATGCGCGAAGCAAACGATCGCGGCTACGAATGCCTGATGGTGGAGGACTGCACGGAAAGCTATTTCCCAGAATTCAAGCAGTCTACGCTGGACATGGTTCGCGCCCAGGGCGGCATCGTGGGCTGGACGGCTCCCGCCTCGGCAGTGATGGCGGCAATCCAGACGGCAAAACCGACAGCGGTTTAA
- a CDS encoding EVE domain-containing protein — MNYWLMKSEPSVYGIADLKRDRQTIWDGVRNYQARNFMRSMQVGDRAFFYHSNTTPPGIVGMMQVVETNVIDPTQFDPQSEYYDAKSKPDSPRWQTVRLEFEKEFAEIFTLDLLRQQFTPDELWVVRQGNRLSVMPVEEAIALRILSQVQAI, encoded by the coding sequence ATGAACTACTGGCTGATGAAATCCGAACCCTCCGTCTACGGCATTGCCGACTTGAAGCGCGATCGCCAAACAATCTGGGATGGGGTGCGAAACTACCAGGCGCGGAATTTTATGCGATCGATGCAGGTGGGCGATCGGGCGTTTTTTTATCACTCGAATACCACGCCGCCGGGAATTGTGGGGATGATGCAGGTGGTGGAGACGAATGTGATTGACCCGACGCAGTTTGATCCGCAGAGCGAATACTACGACGCAAAATCGAAGCCCGATAGTCCGCGATGGCAAACCGTGCGGCTGGAATTTGAGAAGGAATTTGCGGAAATTTTCACGCTGGATCTGCTGCGGCAGCAGTTCACCCCGGATGAGTTGTGGGTCGTGCGGCAGGGGAATCGTTTATCCGTAATGCCTGTGGAAGAGGCGATCGCGCTGAGAATTTTGAGTCAGGTGCAGGCTATCTAG
- a CDS encoding hemolysin family protein has protein sequence MVSPALSASADTLPVLSGSDVLLRILAVLLLIAINGFFVAAEFSIVSVRRSRISQLVSAGDVQAKTVQDLQRGIDRLLSTTQIGITLSSLALGFIGESTVAVLLSALFLRLPLPAGTVNVLSHSLALPIAFLLIAYLQIVLGELCPKSVALMYPEQLARFLGAPSQAIARFFNPFIWILNQSTRWLLRLVGVPYTGQGWYNRVTPEELELIIATSTESPGLEEEERELLSNVFAFADVTAGEIMIPRIDIVALSRQATFQDLLQEVASSGHSRYPVMGESLDDIAGILHFKELAKPLGQGALTLDSPIQSWVRPAQFVSENIHLSELLQLMQRSGQPMAIVVDEFGGTAGLVTLQDLASEIMGESHEAENLEEPDIEVIDDRNFRVQAQTDLEEVNDLLNLELPLSEDYQTIGGFLIYQLQKIPSVGEILLYASYEMTVEAADGPRLQKILIHLLEAPIDLQSDQADALSEAILSETGDLIDSLTDEGTSLPDSPQSSKKQINR, from the coding sequence ATGGTTTCTCCTGCCCTAAGCGCATCAGCCGATACACTTCCGGTCTTGAGCGGTTCCGATGTGCTGCTGCGAATTCTGGCAGTGCTGCTGTTGATTGCTATCAATGGTTTTTTTGTGGCAGCCGAGTTTTCGATCGTCTCCGTGAGGCGATCGCGGATCAGCCAGTTGGTGTCTGCCGGAGATGTGCAGGCAAAAACGGTACAGGATTTGCAGCGAGGCATCGATCGGCTGCTGTCTACGACCCAGATTGGCATTACCCTATCGAGCTTAGCGCTGGGCTTTATTGGCGAAAGTACGGTGGCGGTGCTGCTGTCGGCGCTGTTTTTGCGGCTGCCCTTGCCTGCGGGAACCGTGAACGTTTTATCCCATTCGCTGGCGTTGCCGATTGCTTTTCTGCTGATTGCCTATCTGCAAATCGTGCTGGGCGAGCTTTGCCCCAAGTCCGTGGCGCTGATGTACCCGGAGCAGTTGGCTCGTTTTCTGGGGGCACCGAGTCAGGCGATCGCCCGGTTCTTTAATCCGTTTATCTGGATTTTGAATCAGTCTACCCGCTGGCTGCTGCGGCTGGTGGGCGTTCCCTATACGGGGCAGGGCTGGTATAACCGTGTAACGCCGGAGGAACTGGAGCTAATTATCGCCACCTCGACGGAATCCCCCGGACTGGAGGAGGAGGAGCGGGAGCTATTGAGCAATGTGTTTGCCTTTGCCGATGTCACTGCCGGAGAAATTATGATTCCCCGGATTGATATTGTGGCACTGTCGCGGCAGGCAACCTTTCAGGATTTGTTGCAGGAAGTTGCGTCCTCCGGGCATTCTCGCTATCCGGTGATGGGCGAATCGCTGGACGACATTGCGGGAATTCTGCACTTTAAGGAACTGGCAAAGCCCCTAGGACAGGGGGCACTGACGCTGGATAGCCCGATTCAGTCGTGGGTACGTCCGGCGCAGTTTGTTTCGGAGAATATTCACCTGAGCGAACTCCTGCAACTGATGCAGCGATCGGGTCAGCCAATGGCGATCGTGGTGGATGAGTTTGGCGGCACGGCAGGACTGGTGACGCTGCAAGACCTGGCATCGGAAATTATGGGCGAAAGCCACGAAGCCGAGAACCTGGAAGAACCCGACATTGAGGTCATCGATGATCGAAATTTCCGGGTGCAGGCACAAACCGACCTGGAGGAGGTCAACGATCTGCTGAATCTAGAACTGCCGTTATCGGAGGACTATCAGACGATCGGCGGCTTTTTAATCTATCAGCTGCAAAAAATTCCCTCTGTTGGGGAAATACTGCTCTATGCGTCCTACGAAATGACCGTTGAAGCCGCAGACGGACCTCGCCTGCAAAAAATCCTGATTCACCTGCTGGAAGCCCCGATCGACCTCCAATCCGATCAAGCCGATGCCCTCTCAGAAGCCATTCTCTCGGAAACGGGAGATCTGATAGACTCTCTGACGGACGAAGGCACTAGCTTGCCCGATTCCCCGCAGTCCTCGAAGAAACAGATTAATCGTTAG
- a CDS encoding FHA domain-containing protein, translating to MTSAPHQSHLLIIEDDKGRCEYTLDQPIYSIGRDPRCDIRLVSQFVSRRHATLIQQPNEDGSYSYRIVDGDLKGQVSANGLLINGRKLQAHNLQHEDRVIFGPRVQAIYHLLQRDAITTVPPDEYDITLISPNMAGDPEDSAG from the coding sequence ATGACTTCAGCACCCCATCAGAGCCATCTATTAATCATCGAGGACGATAAGGGACGGTGTGAATACACCCTAGATCAGCCGATTTATTCGATCGGTCGTGACCCCCGCTGCGATATCCGGCTCGTCTCCCAGTTTGTCTCCCGTCGTCACGCCACCCTGATCCAGCAGCCCAACGAAGACGGCAGCTATAGCTATCGCATTGTGGATGGCGATCTGAAAGGGCAGGTGAGCGCAAACGGACTGTTAATTAATGGGCGGAAGCTCCAGGCGCACAATCTTCAGCACGAGGATCGGGTGATTTTTGGACCCCGTGTGCAGGCAATTTACCACCTGCTCCAGCGCGATGCGATCACCACCGTACCGCCAGACGAGTACGATATTACGCTCATCAGCCCCAATATGGCGGGCGACCCGGAAGACTCCGCAGGTTAA
- the yidD gene encoding membrane protein insertion efficiency factor YidD, with protein sequence MKQLLIWLIQAYRLLISPLFPPSCRFQPTCSQYGIEAIQRFGAVKGSWLTVRRILRCHPFHPGGYDPVPPKEEIP encoded by the coding sequence ATGAAGCAACTTTTAATCTGGCTGATTCAGGCGTATCGGCTGCTGATTTCGCCCCTGTTTCCACCCTCCTGTCGGTTTCAGCCCACCTGTTCCCAGTACGGCATTGAGGCAATTCAGCGGTTTGGTGCGGTCAAGGGCAGTTGGCTTACGGTGCGGCGAATTTTGCGGTGCCATCCCTTTCATCCGGGGGGGTATGACCCGGTGCCACCCAAGGAGGAAATTCCTTAA
- the aat gene encoding leucyl/phenylalanyl-tRNA--protein transferase, whose product MTRYDIPSIVTAYAQGYFLMADEQGNLDWYSSRKRALIPLDERFRYPRSLQRVLNQNRFTVAIDRAFPEVVAGCADRETTWISGELQEIYGELHRAGWAHSFETWQGDELAGGILGIVIGGAFIGESMFYRIPDGSKVAMVKLVERLRSRQFLLFDAQMTNAHLERFGSFEIGDREYKQLLRRAVQQPCSLE is encoded by the coding sequence ATGACTCGCTACGACATTCCTTCGATCGTGACTGCCTATGCCCAGGGCTATTTTTTAATGGCAGATGAGCAGGGCAACCTCGACTGGTACAGCAGCCGCAAACGGGCACTCATTCCCCTGGATGAGCGGTTTCGCTACCCCCGATCGCTTCAGCGGGTGTTAAACCAAAATCGCTTTACGGTGGCGATCGATCGGGCTTTTCCGGAGGTGGTGGCAGGCTGTGCCGATCGCGAGACCACCTGGATTTCGGGCGAACTTCAAGAAATCTATGGGGAACTGCACCGGGCTGGCTGGGCGCACAGCTTTGAAACCTGGCAGGGGGATGAACTGGCAGGCGGAATTCTCGGCATTGTGATTGGTGGCGCTTTTATCGGAGAATCCATGTTCTACCGGATTCCGGACGGCTCCAAGGTGGCGATGGTGAAACTGGTGGAGCGGCTGCGATCGCGTCAGTTCCTTTTGTTTGATGCTCAAATGACCAATGCTCACCTGGAACGGTTTGGATCGTTTGAAATTGGCGATCGGGAGTACAAGCAATTGCTGCGTAGGGCAGTCCAGCAGCCCTGTTCCCTGGAATAG
- a CDS encoding response regulator transcription factor, translated as MLPTLSPEATRYKQEVKLGRVLLVEDEELIRETIALALAEEGYEVITAEDGRRGLDLIGRNGELGQTETLPFDLVILDLMLPYVNGLDLCRLLRHEGSSVPILMLSAKGSETDRVVGLEVGADDYLTKPFGMRELIARCRALLRRHHHTQHKTQEAVLRFQDIVLYPQECRVTVRGEEINLSPKEFRILELFMSNPRRVWSREQLIERIWGPDFMGDSKTVDVHIRWLREKLELDPSRPGYLLTVRGFGYRFG; from the coding sequence ATGCTGCCTACCCTGTCTCCAGAAGCTACCCGCTACAAGCAAGAGGTTAAGCTTGGACGCGTTTTACTGGTTGAAGACGAAGAGCTGATTCGAGAAACGATCGCCTTGGCACTGGCTGAGGAAGGCTATGAAGTCATCACTGCTGAAGATGGGCGACGCGGCTTGGATTTGATTGGTCGCAATGGAGAACTGGGACAAACTGAAACGCTACCGTTTGATCTGGTCATTCTGGATCTGATGTTGCCCTACGTAAACGGTTTAGATCTCTGTCGGCTATTACGGCATGAAGGCAGCAGTGTGCCAATTCTAATGCTGAGTGCCAAGGGCAGCGAAACCGATCGCGTGGTGGGCTTAGAAGTCGGGGCAGACGATTACCTGACGAAACCCTTTGGAATGCGAGAGCTAATCGCTCGCTGTCGGGCACTGCTGCGTCGGCATCACCATACTCAGCACAAGACGCAGGAGGCGGTTTTGCGCTTCCAGGACATCGTTCTGTACCCCCAGGAATGCCGGGTAACGGTGCGCGGCGAAGAAATCAACCTGTCGCCCAAGGAATTTAGGATTCTGGAACTGTTTATGTCCAATCCCCGGCGCGTGTGGTCGCGGGAACAGCTGATCGAGCGGATCTGGGGTCCAGACTTCATGGGCGACAGCAAAACTGTAGATGTGCATATTCGCTGGCTGCGCGAAAAACTGGAGCTTGACCCCAGCCGTCCGGGGTATTTGCTAACGGTTAGAGGATTTGGCTACCGCTTTGGCTGA
- a CDS encoding PAS domain-containing sensor histidine kinase, translating into MAVLYFWVGLLIGLMLLFWQQSRSNARLKKLLRQFQSPDQGVNFSAATQLSRALTYQQQQLDQLHQEVETYQKVLQIAPIGYLQVDDENRLLWCNTQAKNLLGISGDYLTAKPRLLLELVRSYELDDLIEQTRTAGKPCQSHWTFYPVSADPSRLSEQQAYAVRGYGIPLADNQVAILLENRQEAMTLLQQRDRWASDLAHEFKTPLTSIRLVAETLQLRLEPTLRVWIDRLINETVRLSNLVQDLLDLNRMERGSFETLQLQTVDLVALLHSVWEMLEPLSREKHLRLDYQGPDDLLMQIDPARIHRLLMNLLDNSIKYSPIDSTIQVRVALESASDKPMLDRRIAQDTIVRIDVVDAGQGFPEKALPHVFERFYRADPSRTRHLEEDSAEVPAEMAERHNPFDWYAQGGSGLGLAIVRQIVEAHRGSVSARNHPETGGAWLQVRLPLLFAQQSIAPGTGSMGGKLVIPGSQSESRVE; encoded by the coding sequence GTGGCGGTTCTGTATTTTTGGGTCGGATTACTGATTGGACTCATGCTGCTATTTTGGCAGCAGTCCCGTTCTAATGCGCGGCTAAAAAAACTGCTGCGCCAGTTTCAATCGCCCGACCAGGGTGTCAATTTTTCCGCTGCCACCCAGCTTTCCCGCGCCCTCACCTACCAGCAGCAGCAGCTTGATCAGCTTCATCAAGAGGTCGAAACCTATCAGAAAGTGCTGCAAATTGCGCCGATCGGCTATCTGCAAGTAGACGACGAGAATCGGTTGCTCTGGTGCAATACCCAGGCAAAAAATCTGCTGGGCATCAGCGGCGATTACCTAACGGCAAAGCCCCGTTTGCTGCTGGAACTGGTGCGCTCCTATGAGCTGGATGACTTGATCGAGCAAACCCGCACCGCCGGAAAGCCCTGCCAGAGCCACTGGACATTCTATCCCGTCAGTGCCGACCCTTCCCGACTGTCGGAACAGCAGGCATACGCGGTTCGCGGCTATGGCATTCCCCTGGCAGATAATCAGGTGGCAATTCTTCTAGAAAATCGGCAGGAGGCGATGACTCTGCTGCAACAGCGCGATCGGTGGGCGTCGGATCTGGCACATGAGTTCAAAACACCGTTAACCTCGATCCGGCTCGTGGCGGAAACGCTTCAGCTCCGGCTGGAACCCACCCTGCGCGTCTGGATCGATCGCTTGATTAACGAAACAGTGCGGCTGAGCAATCTGGTGCAGGACTTGCTGGATCTCAACCGCATGGAGCGTGGCTCATTTGAAACCCTTCAGCTTCAGACGGTCGATCTGGTGGCGCTGCTGCACTCGGTCTGGGAAATGCTGGAACCGCTAAGCCGGGAAAAGCATCTGCGGCTGGACTATCAGGGACCGGATGACCTGCTGATGCAAATTGACCCCGCCCGGATTCACCGTCTGCTGATGAACCTGCTGGACAACAGCATTAAGTACAGCCCGATCGACTCGACGATTCAGGTGCGGGTAGCGCTGGAGTCGGCTTCAGACAAACCGATGCTGGATCGGCGGATAGCGCAGGATACGATCGTCCGCATTGATGTGGTTGATGCCGGACAGGGATTTCCTGAAAAAGCGTTGCCTCATGTCTTTGAGCGATTTTATCGGGCAGACCCGTCGCGGACTCGGCACCTGGAGGAAGATTCGGCGGAAGTTCCGGCGGAAATGGCAGAGCGGCACAACCCGTTTGACTGGTATGCCCAGGGCGGTAGTGGGCTGGGGCTGGCGATCGTGCGGCAAATTGTGGAAGCGCATCGGGGTTCGGTCAGTGCCCGGAATCATCCCGAAACTGGAGGGGCATGGCTTCAGGTGCGGCTCCCCTTACTGTTTGCTCAGCAATCGATCGCGCCAGGAACAGGCTCAATGGGGGGTAAGCTGGTCATTCCCGGATCTCAGTCAGAATCGCGAGTGGAATAG
- a CDS encoding pseudouridine synthase encodes MAERVQKILSQRGIASRRQAEQMILEGRVRINGQVIQLGQLADPERDRIEVDGRLIPRQRPTKLYMLLNKPAGVVSTRRDPEGRITVMDLLPPELHEAGVHPVGRLDTASTGALLLTNDGDLTLGLTHPRHTIPKLYRVWVKGQPTNATLNRWRQGILLEERKTLPALVEVMQVKPDRTLLEIELREGRNRQIRKVADLLGHPVIRLRRVAIGAIHLGQLPEGHYRSLTDNEIKALKAQIKPTK; translated from the coding sequence ATGGCTGAACGGGTGCAAAAAATCCTATCCCAGCGGGGCATTGCCTCCCGGCGTCAGGCGGAGCAGATGATTCTGGAGGGGCGAGTCCGGATCAACGGACAAGTAATCCAGCTGGGGCAACTGGCAGACCCAGAGCGCGATCGAATTGAGGTCGATGGTCGGCTCATTCCGCGCCAGCGTCCCACAAAACTATATATGCTGCTGAACAAGCCTGCGGGAGTGGTCTCAACGCGCCGCGATCCCGAAGGACGAATCACGGTGATGGATCTGCTGCCGCCAGAACTGCACGAGGCGGGCGTTCATCCTGTGGGACGATTAGATACGGCTTCCACTGGGGCACTGCTGCTAACCAACGATGGCGATCTAACCCTGGGGCTAACCCATCCCCGGCATACAATCCCCAAGCTCTATCGCGTCTGGGTCAAAGGACAACCAACCAATGCGACATTAAACCGCTGGCGACAGGGCATTCTATTAGAGGAACGCAAAACCCTGCCTGCCCTTGTGGAGGTGATGCAGGTCAAGCCCGATCGCACCCTACTCGAAATTGAACTGCGGGAAGGACGAAACCGCCAGATTCGCAAAGTGGCAGACCTGCTGGGTCATCCGGTGATTCGGCTGCGGCGAGTGGCAATCGGGGCGATCCATCTGGGACAATTACCAGAAGGGCATTATCGATCGCTGACAGATAACGAAATTAAGGCTTTAAAAGCGCAGATAAAACCGACAAAATAA
- a CDS encoding helix-turn-helix domain-containing protein gives MTRESQRQQEQLERLMQIGGYLREVREDMGWTLEEVASRTLIQSRLLRAIEEGKIQQLPEPVYIQGFIRRYAEALGLDSSAIAEAFPTTTTIKQATPSWGVSPAQLRPVHLYIAYITLIVASVSWLSHLMNRSAPPTAPQINATLPAPANSPRPAASPAAKPSPNASSANRQPVQVDIKLRAQSWMEIESDGKVLLAEVLPEGTERTLTANSQLRIRAGNAGGVLVAYNGEEAKPLGAPGAVEERTFSASAASRPAANSATSSDTAPADSAQPSPAAR, from the coding sequence ATGACAAGAGAATCCCAGCGGCAGCAGGAACAGCTTGAGCGGCTCATGCAGATTGGCGGCTATTTGCGCGAAGTCCGCGAGGACATGGGCTGGACGCTCGAAGAAGTAGCCTCCCGGACGCTGATCCAGTCTCGTCTGCTGCGGGCGATCGAGGAGGGCAAGATTCAGCAGTTGCCGGAACCCGTGTACATTCAAGGCTTTATTCGCCGCTACGCCGAGGCTCTGGGGCTAGACAGCAGCGCGATCGCTGAGGCATTTCCCACCACCACCACCATCAAGCAGGCAACCCCGTCCTGGGGCGTTTCCCCGGCGCAGCTGCGTCCTGTACACCTGTACATTGCCTATATCACGCTGATTGTGGCGTCCGTGAGCTGGCTTTCCCACCTGATGAATCGATCGGCTCCTCCAACCGCACCGCAAATTAACGCTACCCTGCCTGCTCCCGCCAATTCCCCCCGTCCTGCTGCCAGTCCTGCCGCCAAGCCCTCTCCCAACGCCAGTTCCGCCAATCGGCAACCCGTTCAGGTGGATATCAAGCTAAGAGCGCAGTCCTGGATGGAAATTGAGTCCGACGGAAAAGTGCTGCTTGCGGAAGTATTGCCCGAAGGGACAGAGCGCACTCTGACCGCCAATTCCCAGCTTCGCATCAGAGCCGGAAATGCGGGCGGCGTTTTGGTTGCCTACAACGGCGAGGAAGCCAAACCTTTAGGGGCACCGGGCGCGGTGGAAGAAAGAACTTTTTCGGCATCTGCTGCCAGTCGTCCTGCGGCGAATTCGGCAACTTCATCGGATACTGCGCCAGCGGATTCCGCTCAACCTTCCCCAGCCGCAAGATAA